GTGAGAGGACCTTCTTGTGAAGAAAGAAGAGAAGGAGGAGGGCTAATGTGTAAAGTTTGCAGATCAGGGAGGGGATCAAAATCCCTAGATCGCCTCCATTCCCCATCGGGCCTGGCACATCtcatctctctccctcttcccttcTTCTCCACCACCGGCCGCCGCCACGGCCAGGCCGGCGTGGTGATGCGCCAACCAGCACCGCCTCCATCCATCACCCAGCGCCACCACTACTCCTCCTACCTCCAGTGCCTACATCCACCACACCAGCCGCTCCCTCACGCGCCGCATCAGACACTCCGGCGCGAGTGTCTGGTCACCCGCGTGAGTGCGCCACCCAACTCCTTCGCCTCGGATCCATCTCGCAGACCACCAGTGTGCCACCACCATCGCCaactccctcttccttcttctgcTCTCTgcctgctgctgcttcttcttcccaCGCCCCTGCTGCTGCTTGCTCTCTAATCTCTGCTACTACTTCTCCTTCCCTCCGCTGCTTGCTGCTTCTCCCTCTTCTTCAACCTACTGCTGCTTGCCCTCAACCCTCTCTGCTGCTTCTCTCACCCGGATGCCACTGCTGCTACCTGTTCCTAAGCtcgcctgctgctgctgctgttcttCTTCTTATCTCCAAGTCACTGTTGCTCCTTCCCACGCCCAAGTTGCTGCTCCTCTCTCTTGCAACACCTATtgctgttcttcttcttctcctaacctgctgttcttcttcttctcctaaCCTTGCTGCTGTACTTTTCTGAACCATCTTGCTACTGTTATTCCCTCTCTTGATCTCAAATTTCTGTAATTTTGAGAAGTTTATTGTTCAGTACTTTGTAATATTCAGCATTGAGATGTTTAGTACAAGTAATATTCAAATTTGATAAAAGCTTGCAACCTGACAATTGTTCAGTTTCGTACTTGTAAAATATAGTGCATTTTATTATGTGCTCTGACTAGTTAATGTCCAGTTGTTTGGATAATACTTAGTATGTGTGATATGCTCTGTGATATAGTAATTTTCTAGTATATGTGTGTGTGATCCCCTATGTGTATTTTTCTTGACATCTACTGTAACCTGTCTGTACTAGTAACTTTGCTATAGTCTAATTGATGTTCAGTTGTTAGTCTTTGTGCTAGCTATGTACCAGTGGCATTTATGCTTGTGATTTTCCAGTGAACTTGTTTAATTTCAGTTCATATGTTAGCTCAAGTACCTTTGCTATATAAATATATGTGTGTGTGCTTGTGATTTAAATAATCTGTTTTCTGTCCAGTAATTTTGTTTCTTCCCTCTTTCATACGCTTGCTAGATATATATGGTCATGTCTTTTGACTTCCCTTGTCACTGATGTTAGCCTTTCAGTTTCTATAATAATATGAAAATACCAAAAAGACAAAGTGAAGATAATCTTCATCCCCCTTTGTTTCTGTGTCATTTCTTTTGTTGATATCCTTGTTAGTGTTaggtttattttctgttttcatCATTCAATTGGGTCACCTAGCTTTAGTCGAACGTAGTTGCCGTCGCCTAGTCCCTGTGGAGAACACGACATCCGTAGCTTTGGGCGTAAAAACCCCACTATACTTTCAATTGATcattttggcgccgttgccggggactaGCGTCGAGTGACCGTGTTAGGCTATAGACTAGGTTTATTTTAGTTCCGTGTTTAATTCGTCGTGTATTTCATTTTCTGTgtttcttttatatttttttccttGCTGTTGCTTCGGCTTATTAGGATACTAACATTCTGACTAGTATTTACTGTTTATGAGTGTGCGTAGGAAATCTGAACTATTTACAGGTTGATTGATAGTTACACTTGGTGGAGATATGGCGATTCTTCGTGATGTTTGGATGCCAAGCAGCCAATGCTATTTCACAGGGCCACTTTGGCCGTCTTTTGAGGCGGAAAATTTTGAGCTAAAGCCTGGTCTTATTGCTTTGGTTCAACATCATCAGTTTGGAGGGTTGCCTAATGAAGATCCTTATGAGCACTTGCTCCGAGTCATGGAGTATTCAGATACAGTAAAGTACCATGGAGTTCCTCAAGATGCTATCAAGTGCATGCTGTTCACATTCTCTCTCCGAGATGATGCTCGTGCTTGGTATCGATCCTTGCCATCAAGATCATTCGGTTGGAATGAGATATCACGAGCTTTCTTGGATAAATATTTCCCACTACACAAGCAGTCCGCAATTCGAGATGAAATCTTCAATTTCGTTCAGCGTGAAGGCAAGAGCTTGTATGATGCTTTGGAGAGATACATAGCCTTATTCAGGAGATGTCCTAATCATGGGCTCGAGAGATGGTTAGAGCTGCAGATATTTTATAGAGGATTGACTTTGGACACTCGAGCTTACGTCGATATGGCAGCGGGTGGAGCTATTACAAACAAGACACTTGATGAAGCTTTTCTGCTGATTGAGAGCATAGCTTTCCACCAACTTCAGTGGTACAATAAGAAGCCCACGTCTGATTCATTGGTTTGCTTGCAACAAATCACTACACCTCAGCCACCAATTCTTACACAGAAGCCTGAACCTCTATCTCAGTGTGACAAGATTGAGCTTGCATGGATTATCTTTGACGATGATGACACCATTCTAGTTGACACACACGCTACAGATCATATGGATACTAGTGTTGGAGATTCAGTTTTGCATTGTGATGATTCTTCCATGGATGAGCCAGAGCTGCAGTTAGTTGTTTTTGATATTGAGGAGTCACCTTTAGTTGATATTGATCATGTGCTGCTAGAGCCAGACATGGAGAAGTTCACCTTCGATGATGTTAGCCGCATTGCTTCCTCAACACTTGAGCCTGAGATGGAGAGCTTCATGGTTGAGTATGGTGAGGTGGATTCAGATGTCAAGGAGCCAAGCTCTACTATTTCACTTGTTGACACGAGTCCGGTTGAAATTTCTACTACCACACCTCACTTGGTATCTTCAATTGAGGTAGTCCTGAAGCTTCTTCCTAACTATCTCAGGTATGATCTCAGCTTTCTGGACAAGACATGTCATATCGCTGATATTGCCTATGCCCCATGTGACTTGTTGTTGATACATGTTCCTGATTTGATCAATAGATATACTTATATGATAGGGTACTCTATCGATGACTTAGAGGGCATTCTCTCTGTCACTGTATTGGCTTGGTTGTTGAGTGTTCTTTCAGGTTGATGCTTGTGTACCATTTACTGCGAGTTAACCGAGTTCGAGATGACATTCCCTGGGATCCTGGTGGATTCACGGCATGGTGATGAGGAGAAGCAATGGGCACACGCGAAGAAGAGTGAAGCTGGAGCAGGCATGGGGATAGAGAAGCAAAAAGAGAAGAGCTGCAGTTTAGAGAGCGTTGAGCGAGTGCTACTTCCTATATAAACCCGGTGAGCTGTTTCATGTCCCCAGTCTGAATATATCATCCATTGATACATGCTGAAATCAATTGCTATTTGGGTTGCTTGAGCCATTTCTTAAACGTTGTCCCACTGAATTTTACCTTTGACATATGGTGCTTGATGTGAATATGTAAACCGATTTGTGGATGCCTTGTAAACTAGTGATCTACATACTGCTTGCTTTGCTGAAATTAGTGAAAGTTATTAGTTTTGAGTGCTCAAATCCCTAGTACACTAGAAAACTTCATCATTTTCTGCATTCACTTTGATACACCTAGATCATCAATTGTTAGATGCTGATTTTGTGCCAAGTGTGTTCCCCTTCAGAGCAATCATTCACCACTATGGACTAGCATACTATGTTCCCTGGATCGGTAGTATGTGAACCAGACCTGGATGAGTGATGATTCTTGTTTCCTTTTTGTATTCATTTGTTAAAAAGGTAATAATGAATAAATAAGTCTGACTACCTACAGTAGCATGTCATGTTCCCTGGATCGGTGGCATGTGAAATCGGGTTAGCTTGGGCAGTAATTAATAATAAAAATGTAATTGTCGAACCAGATGTATACCATGTTCTCGGGATCGGTGGTATGTTCCTTTGGAGAGACAAACAAAAAAAACTAATAATTGGTCAAGCCAGGTGTATACCATGTTCTCGGGATCGGTGGTATGTTCTTTTGGTGAGATCAATAAAATATTATCATTACTTCCTTCAAATTCAATAAGTGCTTCAACCATAATGTTATGTTCCGGGTAATAAGTTTTTTTTGGGATCATGCTCTCTTTAGGAACCCTTTGGCACAATCAGCATTTGAACTTGTTGATCCACTTTTATCTTTGTAAAAGTTTAAAATGATTGAGTTTACTAGTGTCCTATTGATATGTAGCACTGTTAACCATTAATTTTCACTAGCCAAGTCCAAAGCATGCACTGTTTAGAGATCTACTTCACTTGACATTTTCTAGTCAGTTCACTGTTCATGTTCTTGCTCTTGTCATATGcctttgcttgaggacaagcaaagattTAAGTGTGGGGGAACTTGATAAGTATATTTCACATTTATAATTTTGGTACTCAAATGTAGCATCTATCGTGTTATATTCGTCCATTCTTGCCATGATTGATTGAATATTGCTTGATAATCATAAAAAAGGATCATTTACTAGTCTTTTGGTCTATCTTGCAGAAATGTGCGCAAAGGCACCAATAATCGTCAAGATTCTGTCTAGGTGGTTATCGAGAAGAGTGAAGaaaagaagagaaggaagaagagactTGTGTGAGATGAAAAGAAGTAACCAGGGGGCTAGCTAAAGAAGTGAGAGGACCTTCTTGTGAAGAAAGAAGAGAAGGAGGAGGGCTAATGTGTAAAGTTTGCAGATCAGGGAGGGGATCAAAATCCCTAGATCGCCTCCATTCCCCATCGGGCCTGGCACATCtcatctctctccctcttcccttcTTCTCCACCACCGGCCGCCGCCACGGCCAGGCCGGCGTGGTGGTGCGCCAACCAGCACCGCCTCCATCCATCACCCAGCGCCAACCAGCACCGCCTCCATCCATCACCCAACGCCACCACTACTCCTCCTACCTCCAGTGCCTACATCCACCACACCAGCCGCTCCCTCACGCGCCGCATCAGACACTCCGGCGCGAGTGTCTGGTCACCCGCGTGAGTGCGCCACCCAACTCCTTCGCCTCGGATCCATCTCGCAGACCACCAGTGTGCCACCACCATCGCCaactccctcttccttcttctgcTCTCTgcctgctgctgcttcttcttcccaCGCCCCTGCTGCTGCTTGCTCTCTCAATCTCTGCTACTACTTCTCCTTCCCTCCGCTGCTTGCTGCTTCTCCCTCTTCTTCAACCTACTGCTGCTTGCCCTCAACCCTCTCTGCTGCTTCTCTCACCCGGATGCCACTGCTGCTACCTGTTCCTAAGCtcgcctgctgctgctgctgttcttCTTCTTATCTCCAAGTCACTGCTGATCCTTCCCACGCCCAAGTTGCTGCTCCTCTCTCTTGCAACACCTATtgctgttcttcttcttctcctaacctgctgttcttcttcttctcctaaCCTTGCTGCTGTACTTTTCTGAACCATCTTGCTACTGTTATTCCCTCTCTTGATCTCAAATTTCTGTAATTTTGAGAAGTTTATTGTTCAGTACTTTGTAATATTCAGCATTGAGATGTTTAGTACAAGTAATATTCAAATTTGATAAAAGCTTGCAACCTGACAATTGTTCAGTTTCGTACTTGTAAAATATAGTGCATTTTATTATGTGCTCTGACTAGTTAATGTCCAGTTGTTTGGATAATACTTAGTATGTGTGATATGCTCTGTGATATAGTAATTTTCTAGTATATGTGTGTGTGATCCCCTATGTGTATTTTTCTTGACATCTACTGTAACCTGTCTGTACTAGTAACTTTGCTATAGTCTAATTGATGTTCAGTTGTTAGTCTTTGTGCTAGCTATGTACCAGTGGCATTTATGCTTGTGATTTTCCAGTGAACTTGTTTAATTTCAGTTCATATGTTAGCTCAAGTACCTTTGCTATATAAATATATGTGTGTGTGCTTGTGATTTAAATAATCTGTTTTCTGTCCAGTAATTTTGTTTCTTCCCTCTTTCATACGCTTGCTAGATATATATGGTCATGTCTTTTGACTTCCCTTGTCACTGATGTTAGCCTTTCAGTTTCTATAATAATATGAAAATACCAAAACGACAAAGTGAAGATAATCTTCATCCCCCTTTGTTTCTGTGTCATTTCTTTTGTTGATATCCTTGTCAGTGTTaggtttattttctgttttcatCATTCAATTGGGTCACCTAGCTTTAGTCGAACGTAGTTGCCGTCGCCTAGTCCCTGTGGAGAACACGACATCCGTAGCTTTGGGCGTAAAAACCCACTATACTTTCAATTGATCACTCACCGACTACACCACCGCCATCGGCATCGCCGGCGGTAACCACCGCCTCGCCGTGCGCTACGCGCCTCTCCAGGGGTCGGCCCGCACCTGGTTGAACAGTTTACCGGTGGGCAGCATCAACGCGTGGGTCGACTTCGAGcaggtggtggcattgcttcaatttatcaacggcactagaccattacttaatagtgacattaggtggaatttcttcaatttatcgacggcactagaccattacttaatagtgacattaggtggcatttcttaatgcttcatgtgattttacattaacgatagcgatatgggcgtagggacagcaggggcataaagtggtgaggcggatgtggttgccgagagcggcaaacactcaggcggcatgtctgcatttgtcccattttttatctcctcggcaacattttcctatgtgagcacaggaaatctggacctgctcgttctcatttgcgttgtccgcCATCACCCCTCACTTCCTttccaagtcctagattcatgctacagctttcccactttcttccatgtttgaaccaactcttagatttgTTTATAGACTTTGGAACAGCCGACGGAAGTAGAGAAAGATCCACACACAACCACgcggggagctggggcagtagagcaaggcaagTTTTAGAGGAATATATACCtaagggtcgtcggcatgtggcaaagacggcgtttCAGAGGAATATATACCtaagggtcgtcggcatgtggcaaagacggtgTCGGGAGGatgcatcttggccacaatagcGCAGGAAGGAAGAAGGGGttggaggccctcccgagccggcgctgtctcggagagaacggcacggccgtcgatcaggacgcgcgggcagccgttggtctcctccctcgccactgacgaccgcgtgaacgatgcacctacacccctgccccggtcgaggtggtCTGGCCGGATTTGTAACCAGCCATGAGCAGAGAGAGCGTGGCCACCTATGTATtacttagatctggagagcatgagagagtgaaagagaggaaccctagtaaagcaagcgctgaggctcctgcttatatatttagtggagtgattttgttgtaagCCGTTATTAAATTGAATACGCGTGAACCACTATTTTCATTTAAAGTTCAAGTAAAAATAAGACTCGATCAATAACCTGCCACCGTGCGGTCCCCGACCCTCCATCAAGTTGAAAACTAGACTAGTCAAAATGTCAATTGGGATGCCTCCTTGTAAGCAAATGCGCTCCTAGCttcaaaaaatgcgctcctacgtgtacccgcgagttggtgtgagagaactagtgcgtgcgtacaatatactatgcccaaagaacattcgccacaagagtaatagtataagtgtgtgacacgtgtgagttaaaataaaaggtgcgcgacgtattttattttttagaagttctaagggtagggtgtgaagatcacatatgtgtgtgacgtctacctacAGATAGATGATGGGTGCAAGAGTTCTCAGGAGAGTCGTGACTCAtgagggtgcgtgtgtgcgtgagagagagggggcacgtatcaatgcaatgcatgtgtccgtaaatcatatCTGAGAAACATTCGCCACAAGCCGTTTCCTGACGAACgtcgtaagaaccgttagatcggcatctgaCATTGTTAGTTttgtgtaacgccccggacacacccgccggtggtcgttactcctggcgggatctagactggccccatagatcaatactagtcttttctgcgcactttgtcctcactcatgCGCACCCGAGAGCAACTTctcggtcggtcacccatcctgaaactactccaagctgagcacgcttaactttggagttctgtccgaatgggctcccggaaaagaaggaattccttattgatatgagtagtctatcatccctattaagccaggctatcacattTTTCCA
This genomic window from Aegilops tauschii subsp. strangulata cultivar AL8/78 chromosome 4, Aet v6.0, whole genome shotgun sequence contains:
- the LOC120962885 gene encoding uncharacterized protein, translated to MAILRDVWMPSSQCYFTGPLWPSFEAENFELKPGLIALVQHHQFGGLPNEDPYEHLLRVMEYSDTVKYHGVPQDAIKCMLFTFSLRDDARAWYRSLPSRSFGWNEISRAFLDKYFPLHKQSAIRDEIFNFVQREGKSLYDALERYIALFRRCPNHGLERWLELQIFYRGLTLDTRAYVDMAAGGAITNKTLDEAFLLIESIAFHQLQWYNKKPTSDSLVCLQQITTPQPPILTQKPEPLSQCDKIELAWIIFDDDDTILVDTHATDHMDTSVGDSVLHCDDSSMDEPELQLVVFDIEESPLVDIDHVLLEPDMEKFTFDDVSRIASSTLEPEMESFMVEYGEVDSDVKEPSSTISLVDTSPVEISTTTPHLVSSIEVVLKLLPNYLRLMLVYHLLRVNRVRDDIPWDPGGFTAW